The following are encoded in a window of Cryobacterium sp. CG_9.6 genomic DNA:
- a CDS encoding PPOX class F420-dependent oxidoreductase, giving the protein MTHDFALNALGDERFVSLTTFRKTGEEVSTPVWIARDGDALVATTPQGSGKVKRLRNSGRVVLRPCDRMGKVAPGAVSVSAQAEIVAGSDVEDQLTVIFLAKYKLEYRIFMFIERLGKKGRQDRVMLRITTA; this is encoded by the coding sequence GTGACTCATGACTTTGCTCTCAACGCCCTTGGAGACGAGCGCTTCGTCTCGCTCACAACCTTTCGGAAGACCGGCGAAGAGGTGTCGACTCCGGTGTGGATAGCAAGGGACGGTGATGCCCTCGTGGCTACCACCCCGCAGGGCAGCGGAAAGGTGAAGCGGCTGCGCAACAGTGGGCGGGTTGTGCTGCGCCCCTGCGACCGAATGGGCAAGGTGGCGCCGGGAGCAGTCTCCGTCTCGGCACAGGCAGAGATTGTGGCCGGCAGCGACGTGGAAGACCAACTAACCGTCATCTTTCTCGCAAAGTACAAGCTCGAATACAGAATTTTCATGTTTATTGAGCGCCTCGGCAAGAAGGGCCGCCAGGATCGCGTCATGCTGAGAATCACGACCGCCTGA
- a CDS encoding alcohol dehydrogenase family protein, producing MIQRHGSSVPLPKTATMTAVVTQGVGDFDQLVLSEVAQPAAGPGEVLVRVLAAGVNNTDINTRLGWYSSSASTATDDSADDRESGWKGATPFPLIQGSDCCGRVVAVGPGVDEGLVGARVLIRSCMPLGDGSDSHSTEWLGSDLDGAFAQFTVVRARDVFPVESAWSDAELATIPCAYGTAENMVSRAGITVGTRVLVPGASGGVGSAIVQLAKRRGAYVIGIASASKRDRVLEIGADRVLERGQDPLSQLGARSVDVVIDNVAGPGFSSMLAVLRRGGCYVTSGAIAGPLVDLDLRTLYLSDLRIIGCTAWDEHVFADVVGYVERGEIRPLLARTYPLREIATAQRDFLEKRHVGNLVLIPPA from the coding sequence ATGATCCAGCGGCATGGCAGTTCGGTCCCCCTGCCCAAGACGGCGACCATGACCGCTGTTGTCACTCAGGGCGTTGGGGACTTTGACCAACTTGTGCTGAGCGAGGTTGCCCAACCAGCGGCCGGGCCGGGTGAGGTGCTGGTTCGTGTCCTCGCGGCAGGCGTGAACAACACTGACATCAATACAAGGCTCGGCTGGTATTCGTCGTCTGCCTCAACCGCCACAGACGACTCAGCAGATGACCGCGAGAGCGGCTGGAAGGGAGCCACACCGTTTCCGCTGATTCAGGGCAGCGATTGTTGTGGTCGTGTTGTTGCCGTTGGCCCGGGGGTCGATGAGGGTCTCGTGGGCGCTCGTGTCCTCATCCGCTCGTGTATGCCTCTCGGAGACGGTTCAGATTCGCACAGCACGGAGTGGCTCGGTTCCGATCTGGATGGCGCCTTTGCCCAGTTCACGGTGGTGCGAGCCCGGGACGTGTTCCCGGTTGAGAGCGCCTGGAGTGACGCCGAGCTGGCCACAATTCCCTGCGCGTACGGCACCGCGGAGAACATGGTGAGCCGGGCAGGAATCACGGTGGGCACGCGAGTGCTCGTACCCGGCGCCTCCGGCGGGGTGGGATCGGCCATCGTTCAACTGGCAAAACGACGTGGCGCCTACGTCATCGGTATTGCCAGTGCCAGTAAACGCGATCGTGTGCTCGAGATTGGGGCGGATCGAGTTCTGGAGAGAGGCCAGGACCCGCTCTCTCAGTTGGGTGCCCGAAGCGTGGACGTCGTGATCGACAACGTAGCCGGCCCGGGGTTTAGCAGCATGCTCGCCGTACTGCGTCGCGGTGGTTGCTACGTCACCTCTGGGGCAATCGCTGGCCCCCTCGTCGACCTTGACTTACGCACCTTGTACCTCAGCGACCTGCGCATCATCGGCTGCACGGCGTGGGACGAGCATGTGTTTGCCGATGTGGTTGGCTACGTCGAGCGCGGCGAGATTCGTCCGCTGCTCGCTCGCACCTATCCCCTGCGCGAGATTGCCACCGCCCAGCGCGACTTCCTGGAGAAGCGCCACGTGGGAAACCTCGTGCTGATTCCTCCGGCATGA
- a CDS encoding MarR family winged helix-turn-helix transcriptional regulator has translation MAESDDAGIRDSLMQLLDRQLRFRRHVQEELGVDSAGLTAMIHLAGAGSDTPTAIAANLERSTAATSLVLNRLENAGHISRQPHPSDRRKVVVVPAPASLVTAYKTANPVMVGIDQRAAALTPAEQSTVAGFLHSLVGLYEDALREAKL, from the coding sequence ATGGCTGAAAGTGATGACGCAGGGATCCGTGACTCTCTCATGCAGCTCCTTGATCGGCAGCTGAGGTTCCGTCGACACGTTCAGGAAGAGTTGGGAGTCGATTCTGCCGGGCTGACCGCCATGATTCACCTGGCCGGTGCCGGGTCGGACACTCCCACAGCAATCGCGGCCAATCTGGAAAGATCGACTGCGGCGACATCGCTGGTGCTGAATCGGCTTGAGAACGCTGGACACATCTCCCGGCAACCGCACCCGAGCGACCGGCGCAAGGTGGTTGTTGTGCCAGCGCCGGCATCTCTCGTGACGGCGTATAAGACCGCCAATCCGGTAATGGTGGGTATCGACCAGCGCGCGGCAGCGCTGACCCCCGCCGAGCAATCGACGGTTGCAGGATTTCTGCACAGTCTTGTTGGCCTGTATGAGGATGCGCTGCGCGAAGCGAAGCTGTAG
- the heR gene encoding heliorhodopsin HeR: MPATAVGVTPQRLKNLRRWNGGLAALHLGQAVAILVLTTDFAIPVLTSYIDGPPGSGEGAGLVTATLFNLTIGYVVAAFLALAGLDHLLTATIGRGIYERDLKRGINRFRWAEYSVSATLMVIVIAVYWGVVSINALIVVAGANIAMICFGYLQERMNPPGRTSTSMIPFWFGALVGITPWIAMFINIPLYSDAPRYIFVILIVQGIFFFCFGLNQWLQYRGIGRWADYAFGEKTYLVLSLAAKSLLAWNIFAVSLVS, translated from the coding sequence ATGCCTGCCACTGCGGTGGGGGTGACCCCTCAGCGGCTGAAGAACCTTCGTCGCTGGAACGGTGGCCTTGCTGCTCTGCACCTGGGCCAGGCCGTAGCGATACTCGTGCTGACGACCGACTTCGCGATTCCGGTGTTGACCTCGTACATCGACGGCCCTCCAGGATCTGGTGAAGGAGCCGGGCTTGTCACCGCGACCCTCTTCAACCTGACCATCGGGTATGTCGTTGCTGCCTTCCTTGCTCTTGCCGGCTTAGATCACCTCCTGACGGCCACGATCGGGCGCGGAATCTACGAACGTGACCTCAAGCGCGGAATCAACCGCTTCCGATGGGCCGAATACTCCGTCAGCGCCACTCTCATGGTCATTGTCATTGCGGTGTACTGGGGTGTCGTCTCGATTAACGCCCTCATTGTCGTTGCCGGTGCCAACATCGCCATGATCTGTTTCGGCTACCTGCAGGAACGAATGAACCCTCCAGGCCGTACGTCAACCAGCATGATCCCCTTCTGGTTCGGCGCGCTCGTGGGTATTACACCGTGGATCGCGATGTTCATCAACATTCCCCTGTACAGCGATGCGCCGAGATACATCTTCGTCATCCTGATTGTTCAGGGAATCTTCTTCTTCTGCTTCGGTCTCAACCAGTGGCTTCAGTACCGGGGAATTGGCCGGTGGGCGGATTATGCCTTCGGTGAGAAGACCTACCTGGTGCTCAGCTTGGCCGCAAAGTCTCTGCTGGCCTGGAACATCTTCGCGGTGTCGCTCGTCTCATAA
- a CDS encoding DUF1524 domain-containing protein, translating into MVWFRPTRSTWVIGAIVAVIALVFAVAGGFSPAAPEAPAAATATPEPGFSEGSPGGPATSTATDTTALALLSTIPVKGKAARTGYDRTGMFGSAWLDVDRNGCDTRNDILARDLTSTTRSGTCRVMTGTLVSPFTAASIDFVRGEETSAHVQIDHVVALSNAWQTGAQQLTQAQRMSLANDPINLLAVDGRSNAQKGDGDTATWLPSNKAFRCGYVARQVSVKATYGLWVTRAEHTAMTGILSGCPGEPAVTSSFAPDPVAVSVEVSYANCDAVRAAGAAPLYAGDPGYSSALDRDNDGIGCDT; encoded by the coding sequence ATGGTGTGGTTCAGGCCCACTCGCAGCACCTGGGTCATCGGAGCCATCGTCGCTGTCATCGCCCTTGTGTTCGCAGTTGCCGGAGGGTTTTCACCTGCAGCTCCGGAGGCTCCGGCAGCGGCCACGGCAACGCCAGAACCAGGATTTTCCGAAGGGTCACCGGGTGGCCCCGCAACATCCACCGCGACCGACACCACAGCCCTGGCGCTCCTGTCCACCATTCCGGTGAAGGGCAAGGCTGCACGCACGGGTTACGACCGCACCGGCATGTTCGGCTCTGCCTGGCTGGACGTTGATCGAAACGGATGCGACACCCGTAACGACATCCTCGCCCGGGACCTCACTTCAACCACTCGTTCGGGAACCTGTCGAGTGATGACCGGCACCCTTGTCTCGCCCTTCACGGCTGCCTCCATCGACTTCGTTCGAGGTGAGGAGACATCTGCTCACGTGCAGATCGACCACGTAGTGGCGCTCTCGAACGCGTGGCAAACGGGTGCTCAACAGCTCACACAGGCGCAGCGGATGTCTCTGGCCAACGATCCCATTAATCTCCTGGCCGTGGATGGTCGCTCGAATGCGCAGAAAGGCGATGGCGATACCGCAACCTGGTTGCCGTCGAACAAGGCATTCCGCTGCGGCTATGTCGCGCGTCAGGTATCCGTGAAGGCCACCTATGGTCTGTGGGTTACCCGGGCTGAGCACACTGCGATGACCGGTATCCTCAGTGGTTGTCCGGGAGAGCCGGCCGTAACCTCCTCGTTCGCACCCGATCCGGTGGCTGTATCAGTTGAGGTGTCGTATGCGAATTGCGACGCGGTGCGAGCTGCGGGAGCTGCTCCGCTCTACGCGGGGGATCCCGGCTACAGCAGCGCACTTGATCGCGACAACGATGGAATCGGCTGCGATACCTAA
- a CDS encoding prevent-host-death protein, whose translation MTLISNARTTTRRSSDLSKHSADVFAEAEDHAVQITRRDGEPLVLMSQREADARAVLLQFAADLITVTLDDEGALASRMAERFQWMLALSPGDQAQCAQDLVNSARASFATGEAHLAIAELTSWRETATAIAAGLASHPVEGLQWLDTPELVERP comes from the coding sequence ATGACTTTGATCAGCAATGCTCGCACCACGACTCGGCGCTCATCAGACCTGAGCAAGCACTCGGCCGACGTGTTCGCGGAGGCCGAAGATCACGCTGTGCAGATTACTCGGCGGGATGGGGAACCCCTGGTGCTGATGTCGCAGCGCGAAGCCGATGCTCGAGCGGTGCTTCTGCAATTCGCAGCAGACCTCATCACAGTCACACTCGATGACGAGGGTGCTCTCGCATCGAGAATGGCTGAGAGGTTCCAGTGGATGCTGGCGTTGTCGCCGGGGGATCAGGCGCAGTGCGCGCAAGATCTCGTCAATTCTGCACGAGCGTCGTTCGCCACCGGCGAGGCGCACCTCGCGATCGCCGAACTCACCTCGTGGCGCGAGACGGCAACCGCGATCGCTGCTGGACTGGCCAGCCACCCAGTCGAGGGTCTCCAGTGGCTCGATACCCCTGAACTGGTTGAGCGTCCCTAG